The sequence CCTCTTAGAAAACCTCCGCTTCCACTCTGAAGAAGAAGCCAATGATCCAGAATTTAGTCAAAAACTTGCTGCCAATGCAGATGTTTATGTCAATGATGCGTTTGGTACGGCTCACCGCGCTCATGCTTCCACCGAAGGGGTAACAAAATACCTCAGCCCTTGTGTGGGTGGCTATCTCATTGAGAAAGAACTCGATTACCTCAAAAATGCCGTTGAGAACCCTCAACGTCCCTTTGCTGCTATTATTGGGGGGTCTAAGGTCTCCAGTAAAATTGGTGTTATTGAAACCTTAATTGAAAAATGTGACAAGTTAATCATCGGCGGTGGCATGATCTTCACCTTCTTTAAGGCGCGGGGAATGAGTGTTGGTAACTCTCTGGTTGAAAACGATAAACTTGAACTGGCAAAGTCCTTAGAAGCGAAAGCGAAGGAAAAAGGGGTTGAGCTTCTCTTCCCGACCGATGTCATTATTGCGGATAACTTCGCTGAAGATGCAAATACGCAAACGGTTACAGTAGAAAACATTCCCAATGGCTGGATGGGTTTAGATATTGGTCCGAACAGTGTGGAAGCCTTCAAAGAAGCCCTGGCTGACTGTAAAGGCATTATCTGGAATGGTCCGATGGGTGTCTTTGAAATGGAAGCCTTTGCCAAAGGAACAGAAGCGATTGCTCGGACTTTAGCCGAATTAACTGATAATGGCG comes from Halothece sp. PCC 7418 and encodes:
- a CDS encoding phosphoglycerate kinase, whose protein sequence is MAKKTIASLTETDLSGKRVFVRADFNVPLSKEGEITDDTRIRAALPTIQDLIQKNAKVVLCSHMGRPKGEVKEKLRLTPVAERLSQLLGQEVVKCDDCIGEAVQQKVDALENGQVALLENLRFHSEEEANDPEFSQKLAANADVYVNDAFGTAHRAHASTEGVTKYLSPCVGGYLIEKELDYLKNAVENPQRPFAAIIGGSKVSSKIGVIETLIEKCDKLIIGGGMIFTFFKARGMSVGNSLVENDKLELAKSLEAKAKEKGVELLFPTDVIIADNFAEDANTQTVTVENIPNGWMGLDIGPNSVEAFKEALADCKGIIWNGPMGVFEMEAFAKGTEAIARTLAELTDNGAITIIGGGDSVAAVEKVGVADKMSHISTGGGASLELLEGKELPGIVALNDV